In Arachis hypogaea cultivar Tifrunner chromosome 2, arahy.Tifrunner.gnm2.J5K5, whole genome shotgun sequence, a genomic segment contains:
- the LOC112719752 gene encoding uncharacterized protein, with translation MEKLKRVSAPAWEYMQKFDPAVWCKAYFSHEPKVDNITNNMYEVWNAKIVEHREKPILSMCEGLRCYIMRKMATHKKKLEAHIGPLAPVQHKKLDQFIKPKSHKWRVIWAGDSERVLFEVHSQNHKVGVNLHKRTCTCNVWQLTGMPCRHAVAALAKMGLKAEDFVHKWLTMEAIRATYSHCIKPVNSEEYWTPTNAPRPLPPSIKRATHRPKMKRRADPVEREMSTTKAKKTFVVTCSKCGQTGHYYKTCPNAAQDPNWKPMTKKERRAQKKTTAHKSSTDPATSTDPATNTAPATNTDQSKARKAKKKLPKIREKKFQFRNLHHQLRRLQEKTSTTTLQQLGRSSRLLGLQLHLSCLHPYQHRG, from the exons ATGGAGAAGTTAAAGCGAGTAAGTGCACCAGCATGGGAGTATATGCAAAAATTTGATCCGGCTGTGTGGTGTAAGGCGTACTTTAGTCATGAGCCGAAAGTGGACAACATAACTAATAATATGTATGAAGTATGGAATGCAAAGATTGTGGAGCATAGGGAAAAGCCTATTCTAAGCATGTGTGAAGGGCTACGGTGCTACATAATGAGAAAGATGGCAACGCACAAGAAGAAGTTGGAGGCTCACATTGGACCACTTGCACCAGTCCAACATAAGAAGTTGGATCAATTTATCAAGCCTAAGAGTCATAAATGGAGAGTTATATGGGCTGGTGATTCGGAAAGAGTCCTCTTTGAGGTTCATTCTCAAAACCATAAAGTGGGTGTCAATCTTCACAAGAGGACATGTACATGCAATGTATGGCAGTTGACTG GAATGCCTTGTAGACATGCAGTTGCAGCACTAGCTAAAATGGGTCTTAAGGCTGAGGATTTCGTGCATAAGTGGCTAACTATGGAAGCCATCAGAGCAACTTATTCACATTGCATTAAACCAGTCAACAGTGAAGAGTACTGGACACCTACTAATGCACCAAGGCCACTGCCTCCCTCTATCAAGAGAGCTACTCATAGAcctaagatgaagagaagagccGATCCAGTTGAGAGAGAGATGAGCACCACCAAGGCAAAGAAGACATTTGTTGTTACTTGCTCTAAGTGTGGCCAAACAGGCCATTACTACAAGACATGTCCGAATGCAGCACAAGATCCCAACTGGAAGCCTATGACTAAAAAGGAGAGACGAGCACAGAAGAAGACAACAGCTCACAAATCATCAACTGATCCAGCGACAAGCACTGATCCAGCAACAAATACTGCTCCAGCCACAAACACTGATCAG AGCAAAGCCAGAAAAGCTAAGAAGAAACTACCCAAAATCAGAGAGAAGAAATTTCAGTTTCGCAATCTGCACCACCAGCTGAGGAG GCTGCAGGAAAAAACTTCAACGACAACCCTCCAACAGTTAGGGAGAAGCAGCAGATTGTTAGGCCTCCAGCTCCATCTTTCGTGCCTCCACCCATACCAGCACCGGGGCTAA
- the LOC112748222 gene encoding serine carboxypeptidase-like 11, whose product MASNNQVLLLAFTLTLTLFLQLLPSQIEGIGAKVENLPGYDGPLPFHLETGYIGLGDSDDEMQAFYYFIKSENDPKNDPLLLWLTGGPGCSSFSGLVYQIGPMKFKIEEFDGSLPKLIPRPQSWTKVANIIFVDLPMGTGFSYAKNVLPHRSDWKFVHQTHRFIRKWLAENPEFLSNKFYMAADSYSGIPVPPITQEIADGNERGLEPRINLQGYILGNPLTSGLEDNDRIPYVHGMGLISDELYRSLKRTCHGNIINVDPTNKLCLNDMQYYHELLENIELYNILEIYCVDENIKGTRRNPRRSLAQKIKAPLSSPVTVPDMRCQIYGFFLGTEWMNDPAVRKALHIREGTIGKWNRCYSDDYVFDIRSSVPFHANLSAKGYPSLIYSGDHDAVVPFSSTQRWIRSLNYSIVDDWRPWYLNDQVAGYTRTYSNQMTFATIRGAGHTAPETKPDEGFAMFVRWISNKPL is encoded by the exons ATGGCTTCTAATAATCAAGTGCTGCTTCTTGCattcacactcacactcacactTTTCTTGCAGCTTCTACCATCTCAGATTGAAGGTATTGGTGCAAAAGTTGAAAACCTTCCTGGTTATGATGGACCCCTTCCCTTTCATCTTGAAACCGG gtATATTGGGTTGGGGGATTCAGATGATGAGATGCAAGCTTTCTACTATTTTATTAAGTCAGAGAATGATCCTAAGAATGACCCTCTTTTGCTATGGCTCACTGGTGGCCCCGGTTGTTCTTCATTTTCCGGCCTTGTTTATCAAATAG GTCCAATGAAATTCAAAATTGAGGAATTTGATGGGAGCTTGCCTAAGCTCATCCCGAGGCCACAGTCATGGACAAAG gTGGCTAACATTATTTTTGTGGATTTGCCAATGGGAACTGGATTCTCCTACGCCAAAAATGTCCTTCCCCATCGAAGTGACTGGAAGTTTGTTCACCAAACCCATCGATTTATTAGAAAG TGGCTTGCTGAGAACCCGGAATTTCTTTCAAATAAGTTCTACATGGCAGCTGATTCGTACTCTGGCATTCCTGTTCCTCCTATTACTCAAGAGATCGCTGATG GAAATGAAAGAGGTCTCGAACCCCGGATAAATCTCCAG GGATATATACTAGGAAACCCACTAACATCAGGATTAGAAGATAATGATCGGATCCCATATGTTCACGGAATGGGGCTTATTTCTGATGAACTCTACAGG TCCTTGAAAAGAACTTGTCATGGCAACATTATAAATGTGGATCCTACAAACAAATTGTGTCTAAATGACATGCAGTACTATCATGAG cttcttgaaaataTTGAGTTGTACAACATTTTGGAGATATATTGTGTTGATGAGAATATCAAAGGAACAAGACGGAACCCCAGGAGATCTCTGGCTCAGAAGATAAAGGCACCTTTGAGTTCTCCGGTCACAGTGCCGGATATGCGCTGCCAA ATTTATGGTTTCTTCCTTGGTACGGAATGGATGAATGACCCTGCTGTCCGTAAGGCACTGCATATTCGCGAG GGAACTATAGGGAAATGGAACCGGTGCTATAGTGACGATTATGTATTTGACATCCGTAGCAGCGTTCCGTTTCATGCGAATCTAAGTGCAAAAGGCTACCCTTCCTTGATATACAG TGGGGATCACGATGCAGTAGTTCCTTTCTCGTCGACTCAACGATGGATAAGGTCTCTAAATTACTCCATTGTAGATGATTGGAGGCCATGGTATTTAAATGACCAAGTTGCAGG ATACACGAGGACTTACTCGAATCAAATGACATTTGCAACTATAAGA GGTGCAGGGCATACAGCTCCAGAGACCAAGCCGGACGAAGGTTTTGCCATGTTCGTTAGGTGGATATCTAATAAGCCTCTTTAG